A stretch of Candidatus Woesearchaeota archaeon DNA encodes these proteins:
- a CDS encoding DnaJ domain-containing protein, with the protein MAKDYYETLGVSNTAGQDEIKRAYKELAKKYHPDLHKGDKDKEEKFKEINEAYKVLSDDKSRANYDRFGSSEYNQGFQAGDSGFDFRGFDFSDI; encoded by the coding sequence ATGGCAAAAGATTACTATGAAACCCTCGGAGTGTCAAATACTGCGGGGCAGGACGAGATAAAGCGGGCTTACAAGGAGCTTGCCAAGAAATACCATCCAGACCTCCACAAGGGGGACAAGGACAAGGAGGAGAAGTTTAAGGAGATAAATGAGGCATACAAGGTTCTCTCTGACGACAAGAGCAGGGCTAACTATGACAGGTTCGGCTCATCTGAGTATAATCAGGGCTTCCAGGCAGGGGATTCTGGTTTTGACTTCCGCGGATTTGATTTTTCAGACATAA